In one Arachis duranensis cultivar V14167 chromosome 9, aradu.V14167.gnm2.J7QH, whole genome shotgun sequence genomic region, the following are encoded:
- the LOC107466080 gene encoding uncharacterized protein LOC107466080 produces the protein MLDEQLEHIVLVHYRHIKEGYKSGVSHSPAAPVSLVGSSRTSSAPSSVKIESPISVFQTSVSSTANEVEQAGRASVCDDRHSENGPQVLSHARPIDTSIPHNARLLGHEATGFAELMRDPLISWSSSLPSFYPGSGLSSCATIENTSRTTVDMNDGELHVEADPINQHVQNFRDRLMTDVCIQPVTGMLHAVNQVQKEHDLVSLRTQFHHHHPVLATKNVVEQKFQDGGLDNDDPQNVESGELKKLDCFGWWMDKEIG, from the exons ATGCTTGATGA GCAGTTAGAGCACATTGTTCTTGTACATTATCGTCATATTAAAGAG GGTTACAAGTCCGGCGTCTCACATTCCCCTGCAGCTCCTGTATCCTTGGTTGGTAGCTCTCGAACAAGTTCAGCGCCTTCCTCTGTCAAAATAGAGTCACCTATATCTGTATTTCAAACATCTGTTTCATCAACTGCAAATGAAGTTGAGCAGGCTGGACGAGCTTCAGTGTGTGATGATCGGCACTCAGAGAATGGTCCTCAAGTCTTGTCTCATGCTCGGCCTATTGACACTTCAATTCCTCACAATGCACGGCTGCTTGGACATGAAGCCACTG GTTTTGCTGAGTTGATGAGGGACCCTCTTATTTCATGGTCATCTTCTCTCCCTAGCTTTTATCCTGGCTCTGGCTTATCATCATGTGCAACAATAGAGAACACTAGTAGAACCACAGTTGATATGAATGATGGAGAACTTCATGTAGAAGCAGATCCCATAAATCAGCATGTTCAAAATTTCAGAGATAGGCTCATGACTGATGTGTGCATACAGCCAGTTACAGGAATGTTACATGCTGTAAATCAG GTGCAAAAGGAGCATGATTTAGTTTCATTGCGTACCCAattccatcatcatcatcctgttTTAGCTACAAAGAACGTAGTTGAACAAAAATTCCAAGATGGTGGTTTGGACAATGATGACCCACAAAATGTTGAATCTGGGGAACTGAAGAAGCTTGATTGTTTTGGATGGTGGATGGATAAGGAGATAGGTTGA